A window from Longimicrobium sp. encodes these proteins:
- a CDS encoding VOC family protein, with protein sequence MKASLRSITAMIPAGGSLDEAIRFYTEELGFSVTWQAGNMAGVARDDVGFNLVVNTNRAWAENASFSIAVSDVDALYAEYGQTSARVGPLEEKPWGRREFHMIVPSGVCLQFYQAGT encoded by the coding sequence ATGAAAGCCTCGCTTCGCTCCATCACGGCCATGATCCCCGCGGGTGGCAGCCTGGACGAGGCGATCCGGTTCTACACGGAAGAGCTGGGCTTCTCGGTGACGTGGCAGGCGGGGAACATGGCGGGCGTCGCGCGCGACGATGTCGGCTTCAACCTGGTCGTCAACACCAACCGGGCGTGGGCGGAGAACGCCAGCTTCAGCATCGCCGTCTCGGACGTGGATGCGCTTTATGCCGAATACGGCCAGACCTCGGCGCGGGTCGGGCCGCTGGAGGAGAAGCCGTGGGGCCGCCGCGAGTTCCACATGATCGTGCCCTCCGGCGTCTGCCTGCAGTTCTACCAGGCCGGTACCTGA